The DNA region CATCCCGGTGCCCGGCGTCGTCACCGCGACGTAGACGGGCAGCATGCCGAGAAAGACCTGCAGGGTGGGGATCAGGTGGATGGCGACCAGATCCGCGACGAACTCGAACCGCCCCGCCCGCTCCCGGAACATCGGGTAGCGCCAATCTTCATGGTGCAGGCCGGGAAACGCGTACAGCCAGTTGCCGGTGAGTCGCACCGCCCACGCGACGACGACCACCGCGAGCAGCCAGCACCGCCACGGCTCGACGTCGCTGCTCTGGGTCCACCAGTAGAGCAGCAGCAGGGGCGGGACGACGCTCCAGTACGCGTCGTAGAAACTCGAGTTGCCGAACCCGCGGCTGAACGCGAACACCACCAGCGTCGCGAGGATGTCGGCGATCAGCGTGTCGAGCCACAGCCTGCCAGTGCCGGGACCCCACACCAGCCAGGCCGCGGCCACTGCGATGGCCGCGGCGTAGGCGATCCCGACGATCGCCAACGAGCGCGTTTTTGTCACCGCCTGATCATGCACGGCGCCTACTGCCCGAGTTGGACGCGGAAGGTTTTTGGCCAGTCCTTGCCCGTGAGCAGGAACTCGTTGCCCTGGACGTGGGCGATGCCGTTGAGCACCTGGGCCGAGGCCGGGATTCCGCGAGCCCGCAACCCGGCGGCGTTGACGACGAGGTCGACCGATCCGGTCTGCGGGTCGATGCGCACGATGTCGTCGCTGGGCCAGAGGTTGGCCCAGACCTGCCCACCGACGCACTCCAACTCGTTGAGGCCGTCCACCGCCCGCCCGTCGCGGGTCACGTCGACGCCACCGGTTTCGGTGAGATCGTCGGAGTTCTGGAAGCGCAGCCGGTTGGTGCCGTCGCTGCGGATCAATCGTTCGCCGTCGAAGCACAGGCCCCAGCCCTCGCCGTCCAGCGGCACTTCCCGGACGGGGGCCAACGTCGCGGTGTCCCATTCGACTGCGACCCCGTCCCGGTAGGTGAGCTGCCAGATCCGGTCGCCCACCACGGTGATGCCCTCACCGAAGTACCCGTTGGGGACTGCGGACTCCCGGCGCACCTCGCCGGTGACCGGATCGAGCTCACGCATCTGGGATGCGCCGGCAAGCCCCGTGCCCTCGTAGAGAACCGCCCCGTCGATCTCGAATCCTTGGGTGAAGGCCTCCGGGTCGTGGGCGAGCTCCTCGAGCACGACCGGTTCGATCACCGGGACGGTGTCCGAGGGTTGGGCGTGCGCGCCGGGCAGCACGGCCGCCGCGCCCACGAATGCCAGGGCGAGCCCGGCCCACATCTGACGTTTGGTCACCAAGCCGTTCTACCGTGCGACGATGGCGGAATGAAAGCCGTCAGCTGTCTGAACAGCACACTGGAGGTCATCGACCTGCCTTCCCCCAGGCCCGCCGAGGGGCAATTGGTGCTCGACGTGCTGCGCTGCGGTATCTGCGGAACGGACCTGCACGCCAAGGATCATGCCGACGAACTCACCGAGATGCTCGCCAACGTCGACTACACCGACTTCGTGCGCAGCGACACCCCGGTGGTGATGGGCCACGAGTTCAGCGGCGTGGTCGCCGACCGGGGGCGCAAGGTCGGCAAGGAGTTCGCCCCGGGCACGACGGTGGTGACGTTCCCGCTCCTGAGGGCACAGGGCGGCGTCCACCTCACCGGACTGTCCCCCAAGGCGCCCGGCGCCTATGCCGAACAAGTGCTGGCGGAGGCGTCCATGACGTTTGTGGTCCCCAACGGCCTGGATCCGGCGACCGCTGCGCTCACCGAGCCGATGGCGGTGGCCTACCACGCGATCCGGCGCAGCGAGATCAGCCGCAAGGACGTCGCGGTCGTGCTCGGGTGCGGTCCGGTGGGGCTGGCAGTCATCTGCCAGCTGAAGGCCCGCGGCGTCGGCACGATCGTCGCCAGCGACTTCTCCCCCGGACGTCGGGCCCTGGCCCTGCGCTGTGGCGCCGACATCGTCGTCGACCCGGCGGTGGACTCTCCCTACGACGCCGTGCCGGCCAAACAGCGGGGTATGACGACGATGCCCGCGCTCTACGAGCTCGGTGTCGGGTCGATGGAGAAGCTGCGACGGCTGCCGGGCTGGTCCCACCTCTACCGCGCGGTGGACAGCCTCGGTGCCACCGCTCCCAAGCGGCCGGTGATCTTCGAGTGCGTGGGCGTGCCGGGAATGATCGACGGGGTTATCGGCGCGGCACCGCTGGCGTCGCGGATCGTCGTCGTCGGATTGTGCATGGGAGTCGACAAGTTCCGTCCGGCGATGGCGATCGGCAAGGAGATCGACATCCGGTTCGTCTTCGGTTACACCCCGTTGGAGTTCCGCGACACGCTGCACATGCTCGCCGACGGCAAGCTCGACGCCTCGGCGCTGGTGACCGGAACGGTCGGTCTCGACGGCGTCGAGACGGCGTTCCAGGCGCTCGGCGACCCCGAGAAGCACGCCAAGATCATGATCGACCCGGCCAGCGCGGCGACTGCTCCTTAGCTTCGAATATCCATGGCTCGCGGGCCGGATGTGATGTCGGACCCTTCTGTGATGATGGTGTCATGTCTTCGGCTGCACCGTGTTTCATCCCGAGCCCGCCCCGGGGGGCGCGACTGGAGGTGCTGTTCGACCAGTTGGCGGAGCTGGCAGGTCAGCGGAATGCGATCGACGGGCGCATCGTCGATATCGTCGCCGAGATCGACCGAGACGGGCTGTGGTCGACTACCGGCGCTAAAACGGTCGCTGCGCTGGTGGCCTGGAAACTGGGCACCTCCCCGCACAACGCCGAGACCCTGGTCACCGTCGCCGAACGGGTCGAGACCTTCCCGCGCTGCCTCGACGCGCTCCGTGAGGGGCGGTTCTCCCTGGATCAGGTCGGTGTCATCGCCGAGCGCGCCGCCGACGGCTCCGATGACCACTACGCGCTGCTGACCGAGAGCGCCACGGTCTCCCAGCTGCGGATTGCGGCCAAGGCCGAACCCCGACCCGAACCCAAGCCCCCACCGGAACCCGAAGCCGATTCTGAATTCGATTGTGAACCCGAACCGCAGCCCCCACCCGAACCCGAACGGTCGATCAGCAAGACCAGCGACGACACCCACACCACCTACCGGATCCGGCTCCCCCACGCCGAGGCCGCGACGGTCGACGCCGCGCTGGCCTCACACCTCGACGGGTTGGTCGCCGACTGGAAACACCACCACGACACCGGTGAGTCGGTCAGTGAGCAGGCGCCGCCGTTCCCGAGCACCATCGATGCGTTCATGAGCGTCATCGAGGCCGGCTGGGACACCGAGGTCGCCCGCCGCCCGCACGGGCAGCGCACCACCGCGGTGATCCACGTCGACGCCGACTCCCACGTCGCCGCCCTGCACCTCGGACCCTTACTGTCCGAGGATGACCGCCGATTCCTGCTCTGTGATGCGACCTGCGAAGTCTGGTTCCAACGCCACGGCCAGGTAATCGGTGCCGGGCGGGCCACCCGCACGGTCAACCGCCGGTTGCGCCGCGCGCTGGAACACCGGGACCGCTGCTGTGTGGTCCCCGGCTGCGGCGCGACCCGCGGACTGCACGCCCACCATCTCCGGCACTGGGAGGACGGCGGCCTCACCGAGCTGTGCAACCTGGCTCTCGTCTGTCCGTACCACCACCGCGCCCATCACCGCGGCCTGATCACCATCACCGGACCCGCCGATCGCCTGGTCGTCACCGACCACACCGGCCAACCACTGACCAACCGATCGTTGGCCCGACCACCCACCACACCCCCACCCGCAGTAGCTCCCTACGCCGGACCCACCGGCGAACGCGCCCAATGGAAGTGGTACCACCCCTACCAACCACAACCACCACCAGCCACCGACAAAGCGAGCTAGAGGCCGAGGTTTCTAGCCGTCCCTCACTCGCCGAGCCCCAACCTGTTCTCGGGATCGCCCGGCACCCAGGTGCAATCGACCTGCAGGCGGTTGCCCATGTCTCTGGCCCGCCGTAGCAGCCGCTGTCCGAGATCGAGTTGTCCAGGCTCCCAGCGGGACAGCGCATCGGTGATGTCCGCACTCTGTGACAGTGCGTCGTGAAGTGCCCAGGCGTCCGCGGCCGCCTTCGCCGTACCCGCCGCGGGATGGGGCCGCACCGTGCTGGCGGCATCGCCGAGAAGTACCACGCGCCCCATGGCCATCCGGCTCGCACCCACGTCGTAGACAGCCTGCAGGAACGGCTGCTCGGTGCGCAGCACCACTTCAGCTGCCGCGGGTGCCAACAGCTCGCTTGCCGCCGAACGCATTTCGTCGATGAAGCGGTCCTGGACGTGACCGGGGTGCAGTGAGACACCGGCCGGCACCCCGCTCTTGTCGGTCATCAGCTCGTCGAGTTCGTATCCCTCGGCGACGTTGCGGTACCACACGTAGTTCAGCAATCGCTCGCCCACGGTCAACCCGCCGGACGGCGACGGAATCGGATAGACGGGCATGTGGGTGAGCGGTGCGACGCTGTAGGTGACCGAGTCGTGCAACAACTCGAACGTTTCTGCTGAAACCTGACTTTCGGGAACCATGCCCCGCCAACCCACGTACCCCGCGTACTCGAGGCGGGCGTCGGGAGAGATCCGGCGCCGGCTCGGCGAACCGACGCCGTCGGCGCAGACCACCAGGTCGGCCACCTCGCGCCGGCCTGAGGCGAACCGCACCTCGACACCTTCGGCATCCTGGTCGAACCCCGCCGCGTACTCGCCGAGGTGGTAGTGATCGGTGCCGAAATCCGCGAGCAGGGCCCGATGGAACGTGCCCCACGACGTGAAGCTCCACAGCGCGGGCTCACGGTAGAGGACCGTATTGCCCTCACCCAGGTACTGCATGAAATCCGTTGAGGTGCTGACGGTCTCGGGGTGCTGGTCGCTGCACTCGACGAACCAGCGCAGCGTTTCGGGATGCAGGACGATCCCTCCGCCCCGGCCGTCGAGGTCTGTCGGGGTGCGCTCGAAGACCTCGACGTCGAAACCGAGCCTGCGCAGCAGCAGAGCTGTGGTCAGGCCGCCGATCGACCCCCCGACGACCACGGCCCGCTGTCCGCTCCAGTCCTGCACAGCGCCAACACTAGCGGCCGATCGCCCTCACAGATCCAAGGGCGGGTTGGCCGAGTCGAGATGCTCGACCGTGGTGAACACGAGGTCGTCCGCACCGACGTTCTCGATGTCGTGCAGCAGATACTCGCCTGCTGCGAAGGTGAAATGACGTGTCTCGCCGGCGTCGTAGGCCACCTCCCGGGTGGTGCCGTCAGCGGTGTGCTGTCTGCTGCGGCCCGCCGTGACCGCCGTCCAGAAGTAGTCCAGGACGTGCCGGTGGGCATGCCAGCGCTGGCCGGGCGCCAATCGGATCTCCCACACCCGCACCCTGTCGTTCTCACTGAGCAGTCGCGAGCCGACGAACCCGTCGTGGGAGTGGGTTTCGAACTCGGCCCGTAGCTCGTCGCTCCACCCGTCGAAGTCGGTGCCGACGACGCTGCCCGCCAGCGGTGCGTCGGTGAGAAAGTCTCTGGTATCGGTCATCTCGATCCTCTCGTTTCTCTAGCGGCCCGGGCCGTAGAGCCCGAACCGGTTCTCCGGGTCACCCGGCCACCAGGTGCAGTCGACCTGGGAGCGGGTCCCCATCTCCTTGACCCGGCGCAGCAGTCGCTGGCCGAGCTCGAGCTGTCCGGGCTCCCACTTGGCGAGCGCCTCGGTGATGTCGGCGCTGTCGGACAGCGCGTCGTAGAGTGCCCAGGCGTTCGCCGCGGCCTTCGCGGTGCCGGCCGCAGCGTGCGGGCGAGCCGCACTGGCGGCATCACCGACGAGTGCCACCCGCCCCAGCGCCATCTGCTGCGCGCCCAGGTCGTACACCGCCTGCAGGTAGGGCTGCTCGGTGCGCAGCACCACCTCGGCGGCGGCGGGGGCCAGCACTTCAGCAGCTGCCGAACGCATTTCGTCGACGAACCGGCCCTGGACCTGACCGGGGTGCAGGGACACACCGGCGATGAAGCCGCGCTTGTCGGTCATCAGTTCGTCGAGCTCGTATCCCTCGGCGACATTGCGGTACCAGACGTAGTTCAGCAGTCGCTCACCCACTGCCAGCCCGCCGTCGGTCGAGGGGATCGGGTAGACGTTGATGTGGGTGTGCGGTCCGACGCTGTAACTGATCGAATCATGCAGCAGCTCAAAGGTCTCCGCCGAAACCTGACTTTCGGGCACTGTCCCACGCCACCCTACATACCCGGAGTACTCGAGCTCGGAGTCCGGTGAGATCCGCTTGCGGCTCGGTGACCCGATACCGTCGGCGAACACCACCAGTTCGGCGCGTTCCTGGCGGCCCGAGGTGAACCGCACGTCGACCCCGTCGGCGTCCTGGTCGAAACCTGACGCGTATTCACCGAGGTGATAGTGATCGGTACCGAAGTCGGCCAGCAGGGCCCGGTAGAACGTGCCCCACGACGTGTAACTCCACGGCGCGTCCTCGCGATGCAGCACCGAGTTGTCCATCCCCAGGTACTGCACGTAATGGGTCGATGTGCTGACGTTCTCGGGATGCTGATCGCTGCATTCGACGAACCAGCGCAGCGTGTCCGGTTGCAGGACGATGCCACCGCCCCGCCCGTCGAGATCGGTGGGCGTGCGCTCGTAGACATCGACGTCGAAACCCAGCCGGCGCAGCAGCAGCGCCGTCGTGAGGCCACCGATCGACCCCCCGACGACCAGTGCGCGCCGGCCGCTCCAGTCCTGACGTCGCGCGAGATCATTCATCGCTTTCTCCTGTGTCGAGCCCGAGGAATGCCCGGGCGTTGGTCTCCAGTACGGCGTCGTCGATGTTCGCCGCGTGCGGTAGGTGCAGAGGGTCGTCGGTGCCCATGTCGAACGGATAGTCGCTGCCGCACATCAGTCTGCTCGGATCTGCTTGTGCAGCAAGGAGTTCCAGGGCCGAGACGTCGTGGGTAAGGGTGTCGAACCACAGTTCGGCGAACATCTCCCGTGGAGATCGGGTTGCGGCGGCGCGGACGTCGGCACGCTGCTGCCAGCCATGCTCCCAGCGTCCGACCAACCCCGGCGCGCAGCCGCCTCCGTGCACCAGGCAGATCCGCAGCCCCGGCAACTCGTCGATCACCCCGCCGAGGGTCAGCGCGGCCGCAGCGGTCGCGGACTCCACGGGGTTGCCGATCAGGTTGACCAGGTAGTAGGACGTCCACTCCGGTCGGGGCAGCTGCATCGGGTGTACCAGCACGGCGAGGTCGTGTTCGGCTGCGGCGGCGAGGATCTCCCGCATGGGTGCGACGTCGAACGAGGTGGCACCGAGCAACGGCGGCAAGCTGATACCCCGGATCGCCTCGGAAGCCATGGCGTCCATCTGCTTACCGGCAGCCACCGGGTCGTGCAGCGAGACCAGACCCAGTCCCACGAGCCTGCCGTCGCTGTCCCGGCAGACCTTGTCCAGCGCCTCGTTGAAGGAACCGACGAATTCGTCGACACCGTCTGCCTCGGCGACGGGGAACGCGAACGGCGGGGCCGACAGCACCCGTGCGCCCAGCCCAGCCGCATCGGTGTCGGCGAGCACCTGAGCCACGTCGCTCATCGCCGCGGTCCTGATGGACAGCGGTAGCTCCCCGAGGTGCAGTTGGCCCTCGTGGTCACGAAGTGGCGGCACCGGGGACCCCGGTGCGAGGCCGAACAGATCCTCCGGCAGCCAGTGCGCATGGACGTCGATGGGACCGGGTCGCAGGCTCATACCGCCGCACCCATCGCCTCGAGTGCCTCGAACCGGGCGAGCACTTCGGCCTGCAGCACCGCGACGGCGGGGTCGGAAGCCTTGCGGGGCCGGGGCAGGTCGACGTCGATGATCTCGTGGATCTGCCCACCCGGTGCCAGCACGACGATGCGGTCGGACAGTTGCACGGCCTCGGTCACGTCGTGGGTGACGAACATGACGGTTCTGCGTGACTCCAGCCAGATGCGCTCGAGGTGCTCACGCAGCGTGCGCGAGGTCATCGCGTCGAGGTGGCTGAACGGTTCGTCCATCAGCAGGACATCGGGCTCCACGGCGAACGCCCTCGCGATGCCGATGCGCTGCTGCTGTCCCCCGGACAACTGGGCCGGGTAGCGGTCGGCGCAATGACTCAACCCGACGAGATCCAGGTAGTGCCGGGCCCGCTCCTGCCAACCGTCGCGCTCGTGCTGCACGAAACCGAGGTTGGCGATCACCGTGCGCCACGGCAGCAGCCGCGGGTCCTGGAAGACGTACCCGACCCGGGCATCCCGCGATCCCGACTTCAGGCTGACGCTGCCCGAGGTGTGTGTCTCGATACCCGACACGATGTTGAGCAGGGTGGTCTTCCCGCTCCCCGACGGACCGACGACGGAGACGAACGTCTCGCCGGAGATCGTCAGGTCGACGCCGTCGATCACGCGTGTGACCTCGCCGCGACGGTCGGTGAATTCCTTCACCAGGTTCTTGATCTCGATGGAGGCCATGG from Mycobacterium sp. DL includes:
- a CDS encoding FAD-dependent monooxygenase, whose translation is MQDWSGQRAVVVGGSIGGLTTALLLRRLGFDVEVFERTPTDLDGRGGGIVLHPETLRWFVECSDQHPETVSTSTDFMQYLGEGNTVLYREPALWSFTSWGTFHRALLADFGTDHYHLGEYAAGFDQDAEGVEVRFASGRREVADLVVCADGVGSPSRRRISPDARLEYAGYVGWRGMVPESQVSAETFELLHDSVTYSVAPLTHMPVYPIPSPSGGLTVGERLLNYVWYRNVAEGYELDELMTDKSGVPAGVSLHPGHVQDRFIDEMRSAASELLAPAAAEVVLRTEQPFLQAVYDVGASRMAMGRVVLLGDAASTVRPHPAAGTAKAAADAWALHDALSQSADITDALSRWEPGQLDLGQRLLRRARDMGNRLQVDCTWVPGDPENRLGLGE
- a CDS encoding HNH endonuclease signature motif containing protein, producing the protein MSSAAPCFIPSPPRGARLEVLFDQLAELAGQRNAIDGRIVDIVAEIDRDGLWSTTGAKTVAALVAWKLGTSPHNAETLVTVAERVETFPRCLDALREGRFSLDQVGVIAERAADGSDDHYALLTESATVSQLRIAAKAEPRPEPKPPPEPEADSEFDCEPEPQPPPEPERSISKTSDDTHTTYRIRLPHAEAATVDAALASHLDGLVADWKHHHDTGESVSEQAPPFPSTIDAFMSVIEAGWDTEVARRPHGQRTTAVIHVDADSHVAALHLGPLLSEDDRRFLLCDATCEVWFQRHGQVIGAGRATRTVNRRLRRALEHRDRCCVVPGCGATRGLHAHHLRHWEDGGLTELCNLALVCPYHHRAHHRGLITITGPADRLVVTDHTGQPLTNRSLARPPTTPPPAVAPYAGPTGERAQWKWYHPYQPQPPPATDKAS
- a CDS encoding glutaminyl-peptide cyclotransferase translates to MTKRQMWAGLALAFVGAAAVLPGAHAQPSDTVPVIEPVVLEELAHDPEAFTQGFEIDGAVLYEGTGLAGASQMRELDPVTGEVRRESAVPNGYFGEGITVVGDRIWQLTYRDGVAVEWDTATLAPVREVPLDGEGWGLCFDGERLIRSDGTNRLRFQNSDDLTETGGVDVTRDGRAVDGLNELECVGGQVWANLWPSDDIVRIDPQTGSVDLVVNAAGLRARGIPASAQVLNGIAHVQGNEFLLTGKDWPKTFRVQLGQ
- a CDS encoding ABC transporter ATP-binding protein — protein: MASIEIKNLVKEFTDRRGEVTRVIDGVDLTISGETFVSVVGPSGSGKTTLLNIVSGIETHTSGSVSLKSGSRDARVGYVFQDPRLLPWRTVIANLGFVQHERDGWQERARHYLDLVGLSHCADRYPAQLSGGQQQRIGIARAFAVEPDVLLMDEPFSHLDAMTSRTLREHLERIWLESRRTVMFVTHDVTEAVQLSDRIVVLAPGGQIHEIIDVDLPRPRKASDPAVAVLQAEVLARFEALEAMGAAV
- a CDS encoding amidohydrolase family protein — protein: MSLRPGPIDVHAHWLPEDLFGLAPGSPVPPLRDHEGQLHLGELPLSIRTAAMSDVAQVLADTDAAGLGARVLSAPPFAFPVAEADGVDEFVGSFNEALDKVCRDSDGRLVGLGLVSLHDPVAAGKQMDAMASEAIRGISLPPLLGATSFDVAPMREILAAAAEHDLAVLVHPMQLPRPEWTSYYLVNLIGNPVESATAAAALTLGGVIDELPGLRICLVHGGGCAPGLVGRWEHGWQQRADVRAAATRSPREMFAELWFDTLTHDVSALELLAAQADPSRLMCGSDYPFDMGTDDPLHLPHAANIDDAVLETNARAFLGLDTGESDE
- a CDS encoding zinc-binding dehydrogenase, translating into MKAVSCLNSTLEVIDLPSPRPAEGQLVLDVLRCGICGTDLHAKDHADELTEMLANVDYTDFVRSDTPVVMGHEFSGVVADRGRKVGKEFAPGTTVVTFPLLRAQGGVHLTGLSPKAPGAYAEQVLAEASMTFVVPNGLDPATAALTEPMAVAYHAIRRSEISRKDVAVVLGCGPVGLAVICQLKARGVGTIVASDFSPGRRALALRCGADIVVDPAVDSPYDAVPAKQRGMTTMPALYELGVGSMEKLRRLPGWSHLYRAVDSLGATAPKRPVIFECVGVPGMIDGVIGAAPLASRIVVVGLCMGVDKFRPAMAIGKEIDIRFVFGYTPLEFRDTLHMLADGKLDASALVTGTVGLDGVETAFQALGDPEKHAKIMIDPASAATAP
- a CDS encoding DUF1295 domain-containing protein, which produces MTKTRSLAIVGIAYAAAIAVAAAWLVWGPGTGRLWLDTLIADILATLVVFAFSRGFGNSSFYDAYWSVVPPLLLLYWWTQSSDVEPWRCWLLAVVVVAWAVRLTGNWLYAFPGLHHEDWRYPMFRERAGRFEFVADLVAIHLIPTLQVFLGMLPVYVAVTTPGTGMAWLTVIAFVVGMAAVALEFVADTQMHRFVRDRRQGEVMDRGLWSWSRHPNYFGEFGFWFALALFGVAASPADAWWLFIGAVAMLAMFLGASIPMMETRSLERRPDYQAVVDRVPRFVPRPPGKVRA
- a CDS encoding FAD-dependent monooxygenase; the encoded protein is MNDLARRQDWSGRRALVVGGSIGGLTTALLLRRLGFDVDVYERTPTDLDGRGGGIVLQPDTLRWFVECSDQHPENVSTSTHYVQYLGMDNSVLHREDAPWSYTSWGTFYRALLADFGTDHYHLGEYASGFDQDADGVDVRFTSGRQERAELVVFADGIGSPSRKRISPDSELEYSGYVGWRGTVPESQVSAETFELLHDSISYSVGPHTHINVYPIPSTDGGLAVGERLLNYVWYRNVAEGYELDELMTDKRGFIAGVSLHPGQVQGRFVDEMRSAAAEVLAPAAAEVVLRTEQPYLQAVYDLGAQQMALGRVALVGDAASAARPHAAAGTAKAAANAWALYDALSDSADITEALAKWEPGQLELGQRLLRRVKEMGTRSQVDCTWWPGDPENRFGLYGPGR